The genomic region GTTTCATCGAGAATGCCCTTGCCTACCGGAACAATGCCATTTGTCGCGCGCCAACGACATAATCCGTGTGGCCGACGCGCTTCAGTGCCGGCGAGTTTAATGGAGAATGCTGACTGACTGTTGCCCCCATCCGGTGACGATCATTCACGCAGCGCATCGACGTGGGCACGAATGCGGCGCGCGCCTTCCTCGGGCGTGCAGGTCGAGGTATCGATGCGCAGCGCATACGGCCGCGAGTAAGCGGGATGCCCGAACTGCGATCGCGCCATGCCTTCGCCTCGATCCGGTCTCGCGCGTTCGCGCTGTTCGAGGATGTCCAGCGGGCACGTCACACCGATGACGAAGGTCTGACGCGGCGACAGCGCAGCAATGCATGCGTCGAGCGCGCACTGATCCCGAAGCACGAGGTCCAGCACGATCTCGAAATGGCTGGCCGCAATCCGCGCGAGCGTCGACTGCAGGTTGAGGTGGTGAAGCCTCAGCGCCTGATTCAGTTCTTCTTCCGATCGCATGTCACGCCGGCGCGACATTTCGACGAACGCGTCGAGCGATACGTGAAACATCGGCACGTCCGAACACTGTTGGAGCGCGCGTGCCAGACTGCTCTTCCCTGCACTGGTCGGGCCGTGCAATACGACAGCGACGGGTTTCATGGCGATGGTCCGCGGGAGAGATTGCCGGTTGTCCGGGTGCAACGCTAGATCAGCTCGGCGACGCGCACGATGACGAGCGCGGCCGGCACGAGCACCGCTTGCGCACACAACGTGCCGAGCACGCGCGCGCCCGCGAGTGTCGTGATGGCCCGCCGAAAGCTGTTCTCCGAGATCCGCCCTTCGATGACGTCGTCGGTCATGACCGAAACCTGCGGGTCGATGACGACCGCCAGCACGACGGTCGCGAAACCGTTGATGACGGACGACAGGTTCGCGCACGTCACTCTCAGGTCGGGCTTCAGGTAGCCCGCATAGAGCGACGCGAACACGCCGACCGTCCAGATCGCCATCGCGGCGACGTTCAGCGCAATGACGCCCCATGACACACCGGTGTTCGCGGTCAGTTGCGTGACGTTCTGGCTGGAAGGCAGTCGTGCGCCGACGCGCAGATAGTTGATCCCGGCGCGACTGCACGCATCCAGCAGCAAGCGGGGAATCGAGCGGTTCACCTGGAAGTGTTCGACGGCGCGACTGAAATAACGCTGGAACGTCGGGATCAGGAACGACCCGACGACGGTCGCCACGGTGGCGGACAGCAGGAACCACCGGAAGTCGGCCAGCAACCCGCTCCCCATCCGGTGCGCGATATCCATTTCAACGCGTTTCGCGATGAACGGCCCCTGAAAGGAATTGGCCGTTCGCGACACGAGCGCGATGATCCCGAACAACGAAAACGACAACGCGATGCGTCGCGTGCGCACGCCGGCGATCCGCACGGCATAAGCCAGCGTCGCGATCACATGGATGACGAAGGTAAGCCCGCAGATGATCCAAAGCTGACTGTCCATGCTGGTGCCGCGTGCGTGACGGGATCACGAGTGTACCCGAGCACGGCGCATCAGCCTGGCGACGACGCCGTCGCAAGCGTAACGGTTGGACGATGTGCGTCAGCCGCTGCCGCCCGGCGCCAATCCCCGCGCTTCGTCCAGCATCCATGTCGCGAAAGCTCGCAACGGCCCGTCGGCCAGCTCGATCGGTTCGGGCAGGACGAGGCAGAAGTTTTTCGTGATCGTCTTGCCCTCCGGCCAAGGCGCAACCAGCCGCCCCTGCTCGAGCTCCGCGTCGATGTACAGGCGCGGCACCAGCGCGACACCCAGGCCGGCCAGCGCCGCTTCGATCAGCATCGAATGGAGGTCGTAGCGCGCGCCCACCGCCGAATTGGTCAGCACGATGCCGGCCGCCTGCGCATAGGCTTGCCACGCGTCGGGATTCTGTCGCCGATGAAGACGCGGCAGTGCGTCCAGCGACGGCTTCGCCCCGGCGCCGGCGAGCAGCGCCGGACTGCAGACGGGCACCAGCACTTCCTCCAGCAGCGGATGCAGATGCATCCCCGCCCATGCCGGATGCTCGAAATGAATCGCCACGTCGAAACCGCTCCCGGCCAGCAGGAACGGCTCCATCCGCTCGGCGATATGCACTGTGATGTTCGGATGCCGCGCCTGAAAATGTTTCAGCCGCGGGATCAGCCAGCGCGTCGCGAAGGTTGGGATGGCGGCGATATCGAGGCTCGCGCCTTCGATCGGCTGCCCCATCAGGTACAGGCTGTCCCGTTCGAGCCGATCCAGAATCTCGCGAACCTGCACCGCGTATCGCGCACCGTTCGGCGCCAGCCGCACCCGATTGCCGATCCGCTCGAACAGCGTGACGCCCAGGAACGCCTCCAGCCGGCCGATCTGGCGACTGACGGCACCCTCGGTCCGCGCCAGCTCTTCGGCGGCTCGGGCAAAGCTGCCGTGTCGGGCCGCGGCTTCAAACGCCTGGAGCGCGGAATTGCTTGGGATCTTGCGGGACATGGACGTCTCGTTGGTCGAAGTGTGTTCGCCATCAGCTTGAGCAAATGTCACTGAAGGCTGACTTTATTTCGTTTTATGGCGCGGAATCACGAGCTTAGCATTACGTTACCGCACTGAACATCACACGTTCCCAGATGGACGTGCATCCTGCCCAAAGGACAATCCCATGATCTACACCGTGGAATGCAGCTTCGCCGACCTCGACAGCGAAGCCGAATGGAACGACTTCTACAGCCTTGAAAAGCTGCCCGCGCTGATCTCGGTCACGGGGTTTCACACGTCGCAGCGGTTCAAGGCGATCACCGGCGGTTGCCCGGTTTATCTGGCGATCCACACGATCGACGGCCTCGATGTCCTGACCGGCGACGAGTATCGCCGCAAAGGCGGCGGCAATTTCGCGAAGTGGCAACGACACATCACCGACTGGCGCCGGAATCTCTACAGCGATATCGGCTTCGCGCCGGCGGTAAAGGACGGTGAACATCTCGCAGTAAGCGCCGGCGGCCCTGATTCGCTGATTCAATTGGGCCTCCAACCGCTGGCCATGCAGGCCGTTGCGCTGGAGCAGTGTCCGGCACGCCGTTGGCTCGCCGTCGTGCCACGGAACAGCGCGCAGCTTGTCGAGGCGCTCCCGGAAGGCATTCACCTTTACGCGCCGATGACGGAGCAGTTGACAAGCACACGCGCCCTTTCGATTGCACAGGAGTAGACCGCGATGCCGAACGTCACTTTCTCGATCGATGCGACGCGGATGCCGGCTGATGAACGCCTTGCCGAGCTGTCGCGCGATTGCGTCGAACTCTGCACGCAGGTGCTTGAGGCTGAACTCAAGAACGTCCATGTCATTTTCCTGGCGGTTCGGCACGGGCATGGACATCCCGTCTTCGCCGACATCCGGTATCGCGTCGGCACGCCCCGCACGCCGGAGGTCATGAACCGGTTCATGGACGCGCTGGATCAGGCGATCGTTCGCCGCACCGGCCTCACCGCGCGCATTCGGTGCTTTGGTTATACCGCGTCGAGCATTCACGCCCGCAACTAGCCGATTCGGAGCAACACGATGTCCACCCTTACCTTTCCTGTTCAGCAAGTCGGGGATTTCATGATCACCGCCATCAGCGATGGATATCTCACTGCCAGTCTCGACTTCCTGTCGAATATCGCTTCGGATGACGCATCAAAAATGCAGCGTGATGCCGGACAGAAAGAGCCGACGGCCGTCCATATCAATTGCTATGTCGTACGCGGAGCGGGCCGCACCGTTCTCATCGACGGTGGGGCTGGCGGGTTCAAGCAATGGGGTGGCCAGCTCAAAACGAACCTGATACTTGCCGGCATAGAACCCGCCGCGATCGACACCATCCTGCTTACCCATGCGCATCCCGATCACGTCGGTGGGCTGGTGAACGGCGCAGGACAGGCCGCGTTTCCACATGCGGAACTGGTCGTGCATCAGCGAGAGGTCAGGTTCTGGCAGGACGACGGAAATCTCAGTCGCGCCAGTGAGCGGGCTCGCGGCAACTTTGCGAAGGCGCGTCAGGTGTTCGATGCCTATGACGACCGGCTTCGCCTGTTCGAAGACGGACACGTGCTCCCCGGCATCAGCGCGCTGCCGTTGCCGGGACACACCGATGGACACACCGGATATGTTCTCGAATCCCGCGATCAAGGCCTGCTTGTGTGGGGGGATGTGGTGCATTTCCCGCATATCCAGATTCAGCGGCCGGACGTCTCGATTGCGTTCGATCACGATGCGTCGCTGGCAGCTGCTACACGGTCACGCATTCTCGATCAGGTCAGCGCGGACGGCCTTCTGATCGCCGGCATGCATCTGGGGGAACTCGGGTTCGCACGTATCAAGCGGACGAGCGACGGGTATGGGTTGCTTTACGAGAACGAAGGCTGAAGCCACACGTGTACCGATGTGCGATGCCGCCACCTCACGCCGACATGCTTGAGTCACTCGTTTGATCCAGGTGTCGTTTTTTGAGGGTTATACGACCTTTGCGCCATCCGCTTCGCGTTCCATACTGCACGTGGAAGATCGAGCAGCGAAAAGCACAAACGCCATCGCGTCTTGCGCTTTCGGCCCGATCAATCACGACGTAGAAAGGAGCAGAAGATGAGGCTTAAAGACAAGTCGGCGTTAATCACCGGTGGGACCAGTGGCATCGGTCTTGCCACCGCGAAGCGGTTCATTGCGGAAGGCGCCCGCGTCGCGGTGACGGGTCGCGACGAGGCGGTGATCGAGCGCGTGAGGGCCGAACTCGGCGAGCATGCGCTCGTTCTCAAGGGCGACGTCCGTTCGATCAACGACATGCGGGCGATTGCCGCCGAAGTCGGCGAACAGTTCGGCGGCCTGGATATCGTATTCGCGAACGCCGGCTGGGCGTTCCCGTCGGCAGTCGACGATATCGAC from Burkholderia sp. HI2500 harbors:
- a CDS encoding LysR substrate-binding domain-containing protein, producing MSRKIPSNSALQAFEAAARHGSFARAAEELARTEGAVSRQIGRLEAFLGVTLFERIGNRVRLAPNGARYAVQVREILDRLERDSLYLMGQPIEGASLDIAAIPTFATRWLIPRLKHFQARHPNITVHIAERMEPFLLAGSGFDVAIHFEHPAWAGMHLHPLLEEVLVPVCSPALLAGAGAKPSLDALPRLHRRQNPDAWQAYAQAAGIVLTNSAVGARYDLHSMLIEAALAGLGVALVPRLYIDAELEQGRLVAPWPEGKTITKNFCLVLPEPIELADGPLRAFATWMLDEARGLAPGGSG
- a CDS encoding MBL fold metallo-hydrolase; the encoded protein is MSTLTFPVQQVGDFMITAISDGYLTASLDFLSNIASDDASKMQRDAGQKEPTAVHINCYVVRGAGRTVLIDGGAGGFKQWGGQLKTNLILAGIEPAAIDTILLTHAHPDHVGGLVNGAGQAAFPHAELVVHQREVRFWQDDGNLSRASERARGNFAKARQVFDAYDDRLRLFEDGHVLPGISALPLPGHTDGHTGYVLESRDQGLLVWGDVVHFPHIQIQRPDVSIAFDHDASLAAATRSRILDQVSADGLLIAGMHLGELGFARIKRTSDGYGLLYENEG
- a CDS encoding lipid II flippase Amj family protein gives rise to the protein MDSQLWIICGLTFVIHVIATLAYAVRIAGVRTRRIALSFSLFGIIALVSRTANSFQGPFIAKRVEMDIAHRMGSGLLADFRWFLLSATVATVVGSFLIPTFQRYFSRAVEHFQVNRSIPRLLLDACSRAGINYLRVGARLPSSQNVTQLTANTGVSWGVIALNVAAMAIWTVGVFASLYAGYLKPDLRVTCANLSSVINGFATVVLAVVIDPQVSVMTDDVIEGRISENSFRRAITTLAGARVLGTLCAQAVLVPAALVIVRVAELI
- a CDS encoding sugar ABC transporter: MIYTVECSFADLDSEAEWNDFYSLEKLPALISVTGFHTSQRFKAITGGCPVYLAIHTIDGLDVLTGDEYRRKGGGNFAKWQRHITDWRRNLYSDIGFAPAVKDGEHLAVSAGGPDSLIQLGLQPLAMQAVALEQCPARRWLAVVPRNSAQLVEALPEGIHLYAPMTEQLTSTRALSIAQE
- a CDS encoding chloramphenicol phosphotransferase CPT family protein, producing the protein MHPDNRQSLPRTIAMKPVAVVLHGPTSAGKSSLARALQQCSDVPMFHVSLDAFVEMSRRRDMRSEEELNQALRLHHLNLQSTLARIAASHFEIVLDLVLRDQCALDACIAALSPRQTFVIGVTCPLDILEQRERARPDRGEGMARSQFGHPAYSRPYALRIDTSTCTPEEGARRIRAHVDALRE